One Glycine soja cultivar W05 chromosome 7, ASM419377v2, whole genome shotgun sequence genomic window, GTTAGCAGCTCTGGGGCAACTTACTTTATGGAACCCAAAGATGCAATAGATCTGAACAACTTGGAAGTTAGGCTTTCAAGCTCTGAGAAGGCCGAGGAAAGTGTAATTTTGAGTATGCTTGCATCTGAAATAGCAAATTCAGAATCAGATATAAATCATTTATTGGATAAAATTCTTAAGGTTGATCTTGCTTTTGCAAGAGCTGCATATGCTCAATGGATGAATGGGGTATGTCCCATTTTCAGCTTAGGTAATTTTGAAGGCCGTGATTccgttgaagatgatgatgataccTTGGTCACACAAGAGGATGACGATTTAACAGTAAACATTGTTGGTATACGACATCCATTACTCCTGGAGTCCTCTCTAGAGAACATTTCAGACAATCTTACACTAAGATCTGGAAATGCTGCTGAGTTTGGTAATGGAAATGGAACAATGGCTTCTAAATATACGCCACAAGGCATATCAGACTTCCCTGTGCCAGTTGATTTTAAAATTGGACATGGAACTCGCGTGGTGGTGATCTCAGGTCCTAATACTGGAGGGAAAACTGCTTCCATGAAAACATTGGGCCTGGCATCACTTATGTCAAAGGCTGGGATGCATTTGCCTGCCAAGAAAAATCCAAAACTTCCTTGGTTTGACCTTATCCTTGCAGATATTGGAGATCACCAGGTAATATCTGAACTTTTTATGGACAATAAAAGACTTTTTGTTGAGATCGTGtaattgtttcttttgttgTCTAATTCCTTTTCTCCCTCCAAATTGAAGTCCCTTGAACAAAATCTCTCAACTTTTAGCGGGCACATATCACGTATTTGTAAGATTTTGGAAGTGGCCTCAACACAATCACTTGTTCTCATTGATGAAATTGGTGGTGGAACTGATCCTTCAGAAGGTGTTGCTCTTTCTGCCAGTATCTTACAATATTTGAAGGATCGTGTTAACTTGGCTGTTGTAACCACTCATTATGCTGATCTGAGTAGTATGAAGGAAAAGGATACCCGTTTTGACAATGCAGCAATGGAATTTTCACTTGAAACATTGCAACCAACTTTTAGAATCCTTTGGGGATGTACTGGTGATTCAAATGCGTTAAGCATAGCACAATCTATTGGCTTTGATAGAAATATAATTGATCGTGCACAAAAATGGGTAGAAAAGTTTAAACCAGAACAGCAGCAAGAGCGGAGAGGAATGCTCTATCAGTCACTACAGGAGGAAAGAAACCAGTTAAAGGCTCAGGCTGAAAAGGCTGCATCTGTTCACGCAGAAATTATGAGTGTGTACAATGAGGTACAATCTAGATGTTTTGCTAGGAAGAGATCCTTTGTttcttgattatatttttttttccttggtcAATGTAGTATTACAATCAATAGTGTTCCTTTCCAAGTTCATATGAATTTTGCATCCTTAATAAGTAATGAGTTGGTAAATTGACTGGAAAATCAAAGAGTGATGGGGATTTGTACAAGTTTGTAGATTAACACAATATTTAGTACCTTGTGAATAGCCAACAAGTGGCTTTCTGGTTGGGAATGGCCTACAAATGTTAATTTCAATATCTTTGAGGGACTTACCTCTAAGAATATGGCTTTCTGGTTGACTACATGCACAATTATAATATACAATATGTACATAGATTTTTCCTTACAAAATGCTCATATTTCCTTTATTGCTGGAAATTTTTTGTTCAGCAAAAGAATGCTTGAGCATTTGCCAGCAGACTTTAATTGAATATCATCATATTTGGAGttgcttatttttttcctttttttccttctttgccttttttttaattctttttaatattgcAAAGATCCAAGGGGAGGCAGAAGACCTTGATCAACGTGAGATGGAACTTATGGCAAAGGAAACACAACAGGTTCAACACGAGCTAGAGCATGCAAAATCTCAGATAGAAACTGTGATACAGAAATTTGAGAAGCAACTCAGAATTTCTGGTCGTGATCAACTCAATTATCTTATTAGAGAATCTGAATCTGCAATTGCCTCCATTGTAAAAGCTCATACTCCTGCTGATAGTTTTCCCATCAATGAAGCTGATCGTGCTTT contains:
- the LOC114419536 gene encoding uncharacterized protein LOC114419536 — encoded protein: MQLSSNVLIPANKPPRPLFFKPRFCSNPNSPESNSLQAETLKTLEWGSVCKQLSAFTSTSMGSAAALNARLPIGRTRRDSQRLLDQTSAARLVAEPLDFSGVHDLTEILGVATSGHLLTIRELCTVRHTLAAARELFDALKRVASASNHPQRYLPLLDILQNCNFQVGLERKIEFCIDCKLSIILDRASEDLEIIRSERKRNIEILDSLLKEVSSQIFQAGGIDRPLIVKRRSRMCVGIRASHRYLLPDGVVLNVSSSGATYFMEPKDAIDLNNLEVRLSSSEKAEESVILSMLASEIANSESDINHLLDKILKVDLAFARAAYAQWMNGVCPIFSLGNFEGRDSVEDDDDTLVTQEDDDLTVNIVGIRHPLLLESSLENISDNLTLRSGNAAEFGNGNGTMASKYTPQGISDFPVPVDFKIGHGTRVVVISGPNTGGKTASMKTLGLASLMSKAGMHLPAKKNPKLPWFDLILADIGDHQSLEQNLSTFSGHISRICKILEVASTQSLVLIDEIGGGTDPSEGVALSASILQYLKDRVNLAVVTTHYADLSSMKEKDTRFDNAAMEFSLETLQPTFRILWGCTGDSNALSIAQSIGFDRNIIDRAQKWVEKFKPEQQQERRGMLYQSLQEERNQLKAQAEKAASVHAEIMSVYNEIQGEAEDLDQREMELMAKETQQVQHELEHAKSQIETVIQKFEKQLRISGRDQLNYLIRESESAIASIVKAHTPADSFPINEADRALYTPQIGEQVHVKGLGGKLATVVESPGDDGTIMVQYGKVKVRVKKSNIIAIPSSRKNAVTSSSSTHQGRQSLRNGEYRDNVDNKTNDDISYGPVVRTSKNTVDLRGMRVEEASIQLEMAINASRPYSVLFVIHGMGTGAVKERALQILQNHPRVTNFEPESPMNYGSTIAYVK